The genomic stretch TCATTAGTCTAGACACACAACACACAAGTGGGATCATGTACATGTATATATGTCATATATACCTCCACAAGTTATAACATAAGTAATCCACTAGTTTATTCGTAATGCTCCATTCGATTCCacgttaatagagacatttttttcattttggggtATTGGGTGGCAATAGTCATTTCTAATTTTGGCGAAAAATTAAcgcattttctttttcatactCTATTatttcttctactttattctcccttcaattatttactttattctatatCATACTACCATTTCTTAATTTTCTCTATTTATCACTCATTTTCCatggaaatttattttttaatttcaattaatgtacttttcaattatttaaaggGCTAAAAATGGAGCTAACTAATGTTGGGACTGAAATGACAAAAGCTGATATGGTAGCTAAAAAATGGGGTTGAAGCTGAATTTTTCGAGGCACATTGTGGATTCCTTAAGCATCAAAATGATAAACAAGTCCCAATTATCAAATTTTCTCCTGGGGTTTATAATACACGAATAAGACATGTTTATTCTGTACAAATTTTAGAAGATTTATGCAATACATACATTTTTTACAAGGAATAATTTAATCATGGGGGACAACCAAAGCAGCTTGTTGTATCTTGGTATCCCCTGTTTGTAGGCCACTCTGCCCTTGGCTTTCTGATACACCCAACTCATTAGATACTGTCACTTGGTTTTGTGATACACCCAACTCATTAGATAGTTTGGCACACAACTGCatatacaaataaatactcTTTCTGGTCAGGAAAAACTTGATATAGATATATAGGTAGTACTATATTATATCAATATTATCTTTTTATGATGAAGACAAGAACATACCTCTCTGTACACTGTTGAATCACCACAAGTTTTCCGCAGCTCGACCACATAAAAGGCTGGACTTATCTCGTAAACCTGTGACACATATATGAGTAGTACGTGAGAATAAGATAATGGAAAGTAACATCTCGTTCCACATGTATTTACTTACTTGTGTAGCTACTGAGAGACTTGCCGGTGCTTTTTGATCTTTGAGCTCTAGCGTGACTTTCAACTGTACGCACATATTTAAGCCAACGTGTTAGAGATTAGGGAAATTAGCAGTCTGAtgaataaaattaatgtacaaGACATGGAAACTGACCTTTCCGTTTTTCTTCTGGACATGAAATCCCATCTGTGTAACTGTATGTTCAATTCTCTCGAGTAATTTTTTTGGACAGTGATTTGAGGTAAACCTGATTTTCCTCTCAGAAACAACCTCTTTCTCAAAGAAGCCAGAAAGGTCAAGGCAGGCGGACATTCCAATCAGCTGAAAGGCATTGATTAGATAAGGCGAGTCCGGATCCCTCTCTGCTTCTGGAGTCTGCACCATACATTGACATTGCAAAGCATGTTTTAAATCATCCTAGGTTGATCAATATATTAATTAGCATACGGGGCAAAGTTCGTACTGTATCATGTAGAGATGATAGTTTATCTTCTTCTGTGCAAGcacaatcttcttcttcttcttcttcatcaggaCCTAAAGGAGTATAGTCCTGTTTGAACCAATCATGATTCTTTATATCGTCCATGCTTATCCTGGTATTTGGGTTGGGATCAAGTATCCTCTTTATTAGGTTTTTGGCTCCTGAAGAAAGCCATTTCGGCATCTGAGCATCTCCCTTGAAAATCTGATTACAAATTTGGGAAAATCTTAGGCTCCAAACTAAAGGGAAATTGTTATGTATATCAATTTAAAGGGGACTGGTACCTTCTGATAAAGTACAGCCAGATTCCGGTCATCAAAGGGAAGGTGTCCTGTGAGTATAACATACAGGATGACTCCGCAAGACCATGTATCTGAAGTTGCACCATCGTACCCTTTGTTTGAGAGAATTTCAGGGGCAACATAATTTGGACTTCCGCAAGTTGTATGTAACAAACCATCAGCCTAATAATGTTAAATGGACAGTGTCAGTAACTGGGAGTGAGGAAACATGAAGAAGAAACAAGAGATGGACTTATGCATACCCTAAAGTGTTGAGGCAACGCACTAAGGCCAAAATCTGTGATCTTAATGACTCCACTTTGATCAATCAACACATTCTCTAGCTGCATTTGGAAATCAAAACaacataatattaatttttaagtgTCTGCAGATATATATTAGATGATACAATATTTGAAATGCAGTCATTACTTTGAGATCTCTATGATATACGCCTTTGTTGTGACAGTAAGCAACACCGTCAATTAACTGTTGAAAAAGCTTCCTGCCTTGAGCTTCGGAATATTTTCCTCGCGATGCCTGTAAATTATTTGTTTAAGCCCCTTGGTAAACCAATTAAGTATGCATTGCTTCTGGAAAAACTACTTACAATTCTGTCAAAAAGTTCTCCACCATTCACATACTCAAGGACCATGTATATCTTCACCTTGCTTGCTAAGACCTGGTTGTTCATCAGTCAGTTAACACCTTTTTCAGCATTAGAATTCAATTCACATAAATAACATATATGAGCAACAAAGTAGGTTTCTAAACTTAATATTATcatgtttaatttttatatcaTGTTTAGGTTACACAGTACTTGAAGCATATACAGGTAAGGTTACTGGTTAACTCCATAATCCATATCAATGATTTGCGAACCAACTCAAAAAAATCTAGCTTACCTAACAACTTGCACACATTTATTTCATCATTCAGGCAACTAGTAGCCTAGTATTCAACATTATACAAGTCTGGAAATAAACAAATAATCCAAATTGATAAAGTGTGGGGGGGCATATAGACATTGATGAACATGATATGAGTGCATGTGAGGGTAAAACAAGAACCACAAGCTATGGAGAAGGCTCATGTGATTGTGATGGATGACAACGAGTTGTAGTAGTCCATACTCTACTCCACAAAACCATACCCACACGCATATCCATCCCATAATTGGTATCAGTATGGCCTCATAATTTCGTGTGACCCATGTGAACATTATTCAATTAATTATGCCAACAACCTTCACCTGTATAGCTATCTACCTACGTCACTTGACTCAGCTCAAAGCAACTGGACATGGTCGCCGGAGAATGAATCATTTACCTCATGTAACCTCACAACATTTGGATGCCTGAGGAGTTTCAATGTGCCAATCTCCCTCTTTATCTGCAACCACAACCGTTCAATTCAATAACTCGAttgcagaaaataaaaaaaaacggaAAAATTAATGAATGCACATACCTGATCGGTGATGTTGAGGCCGGAGATTCTGTTCTTCTCCAAAACCTTGATTGCAAACGATTCACCGGATTCAACGTTTGTAGCGAATTTGACTTTTCCGAAGTTACCCTCTCCCAACGTCCTCCCCACAGCGTACTTCCCCAATCTCTTCCTCCCTATCGATCCTGATTCAGATTCAGACTCCAATCCTCTGGCTGCGTGCAGCAATACCATAATCAACGACGATCGCAACGATACGACGACGGATTGAGGcgtatagatagatagatagatatcGCTGCGGCTAAAATTGGTGGAGTTCAACTGCTATTTAACGCTACTTATATTAATTGTAGATACGATTCGCCACAAATCTTGCCACATATAATATACCCTATGCCTTTCCTATCAAAACAAATGCACATGATATGTTTGATTATTCAAAAGGGGGTTGCGTGGagtggagaggagaggagagacGCAGAAATGGTTGGGACGTTATTGGCCACACGACATCGTTTGGACCATTGTGGGGAAGCCATAAATTAGTGGACCTCACCGTCCAATTCCATCTTCTCCCTCCCCCAATCAACGCTGCTTCACCTCTGACTTTACTTTACAATTCAATATTACTCCGTTTTTCTGTTCTTGCTACACCTGGACACGTTTTCAGTTATTCCTCtcaaaaaatactccctccatttctaCACAAAACTTTTCGGAGTTCATAAAAggatgttgaatgtgttaaataaatagataatcaCAAAACTTTTCGGAGTTTATAAAAggatgttgaatgtgttaaataaatagataaaaaagtaagaaagagaaaaatcaaagagaataaagtaagagataataaagtaataaagaaaaaaaagttactatatagggaaatgactcaactatgatgaa from Salvia splendens isolate huo1 chromosome 15, SspV2, whole genome shotgun sequence encodes the following:
- the LOC121767179 gene encoding CBL-interacting serine/threonine-protein kinase 17-like, with protein sequence MVLLHAARGLESESESGSIGRKRLGKYAVGRTLGEGNFGKVKFATNVESGESFAIKVLEKNRISGLNITDQIKREIGTLKLLRHPNVVRLHEVLASKVKIYMVLEYVNGGELFDRIASRGKYSEAQGRKLFQQLIDGVAYCHNKGVYHRDLKLENVLIDQSGVIKITDFGLSALPQHFRADGLLHTTCGSPNYVAPEILSNKGYDGATSDTWSCGVILYVILTGHLPFDDRNLAVLYQKIFKGDAQMPKWLSSGAKNLIKRILDPNPNTRISMDDIKNHDWFKQDYTPLGPDEEEEEEDCACTEEDKLSSLHDTTPEAERDPDSPYLINAFQLIGMSACLDLSGFFEKEVVSERKIRFTSNHCPKKLLERIEHTVTQMGFHVQKKNGKLKVTLELKDQKAPASLSVATQVYEISPAFYVVELRKTCGDSTVYRELCAKLSNELGVSQNQVTVSNELGVSESQGQSGLQTGDTKIQQAALVVPHD